The sequence below is a genomic window from Sinorhizobium terangae.
GCGACGATAAGTTCCATGTCCGCGGCTGCTTATCCAACGGGTTGAAACACGTGGCCGGACTTTGGCGCCGGCCGTGCACTGGCAATCTGGGCGCTTGTCTATCTGTACGGTACAACGGTGGCGCACGACACACAATGCCATCACAGTTCGGCCGCGGCTGCCGCGGTATGCGCCGGTCCAGCGTCATCAGCGCCCGGAGTCAACGTTCCCATGGGCGAGTTTCCCGACAATTTGATCCAGTGCAAGGTCGCGGGGCTGTCGCTGACCTAGGATATAATAGTCATCAAACGATTGGTTGGGAACGCTGATGGCTTCGAGCGGTTCTGACGGCGCTCACCTCACGGAAGGAGGACTCCTCATGACACTCAATGCATTGCTGCGTCCGGTTATGCTTGCCGGTCTTGTCGCCCTTGGCATGACTGCCGGGGCCGGCGCGCAAACAACCCAAAGCGACACGCACCATCCCGACCCTTCACCCGAGTCGCAGGCGCAGTCTTCCAGCCCGGACGGCGCGACAGGGCAGAGCGACCAGCCTGGCCAACCGGGTATGATGGGCCCGGGTATGATGGGTCCCGGCATGATGGGCCCGGGCATGATGGGCCAAGGGATGATGGGTCAGGACATGATGGGCCGCATGCCTATGATGGCCATGCGCGGGCACATGATGAAGATAATGTTCGCCATTGCCGATGCTGACGGGGACGGCAGCCTCTCTTTCGATGAGGTGACGGCCATCCACAAACGAATCTTCGACAAGGTGGATGCCAACAAGGACGGGAAAGTTTCTACCGAAGAGATTCAGGCATTCCTGCGGCCTTAGCCGAAGGACACCCCGTCCCCCTGGTGACGGTCGCTGCACCTACAGGGCCGCATGCTTTTTGCGGGCCGGCCCTATCGCCACATGTCGCGCATGCGCGCGGCGACGTCGATGCGGATCTGCTGGGCGTTACGCTCGGCGGTCGTCGGATTGGCCAGAGGCCAGGTTCCGGTTTCGAAGAATTGCAGGAGCGTCGCGGGAATAAAGCGCGTCCGGCTCGCATAGACGTGGCGGTCGCCCTGGGCATGCTGGCCACCGGTGAAAAAGCGCTGCGGCACCATCAGCGTCAGACTGTCCTTGGCGCGCGTCATGCCGACATAGAGCAGCCGCCGCTCCTCTTCGAGATCATGCGTCGTCCCGGTTCCGAGGTCGGACGGAATGCAGCCGTCGACCACATTGAGCATGAAAACGGCGCGCCATTCCTGCCCCTTGGCTGAATGGATTGTCGACAGGATCAGATAGTCTTCGTCGAGGAGCGGCACGCCCGCCTGGTCGCTGGTCGCATCCGGTGGATCGAGCGTCAGTTCGGTCAGAAAACGCTCGCGGCTCGGATAGCCGGAAGCGATCTGTTCAAGTTGCAGAAGGTCGGCCTTCCGGGTCTCGGCGTCCTCGTGGATGCGGTCGAGATGCGGCTCGTACCAGGTGCGCACCATGGCGATTTCCGCAGGCCATCCGGACCTGCGGAGACCCTGCAGCAATTCTACGAGGCGCACCCAGTCGTCCCCGCTTTTCGGCGGGGAAGGGATTTCGGCAAGCGTCATCAGCGGTTCGGGGTCGGCCGCAATCGCGTCCAGGATCTTGCCGGCGGTTTGCGGGCCGATTCCGGGGAGCATCTGAAGCAGCCTAAATCCGGCGACGCGGTCACGCGGGTTCTGGGCGAAACGCAGCACCGCAAGCATGTCCTTCACATGGGCCGAGTCGAGGAATTTCAGGCCGCCGAACTTCACGAAGGGAATGTTGCGACGGGTGAGTTCCACCTCAAGGGGGCCGCTGTGGTTCGAGGCACGGAACAGGACGGCCTGCTGCTTCAAACGCATTCCGGTCTCGCGGTTGGCGAGGACCTGCTCGACGATATAGTTCGCCTGATCGCTCTCGTCCCTGACCGTCAGCAGCTTCGGACGCTCGGCCGACTGTCTGTCCGTCCAGAGATTCTTGGTGAAGCGCTCGCGTGCAAGCTCGATGACGCCATTGGCAGCCGCGAGGATCGTCTGCGTCGAACGATAGTTCCGGTCGAGCGTGATGACGTCGGCAGGCGGGGAAAACTCCTTGGGAAAATCGAGGATGTTGCGAACGGTAGCGGCGCGAAAGGAATAGATGGACTGGGCATCGTCGCCGACGACCGTCAGGCCGCGGCCGCCGGGCTTCAGCGCCATCAGGACTGAGGACTGCAGCTTGTTGGTGTCCTGGTATTCGTCCACCAGCACATGGTCGAACCGGCCGCCGATGTCGGCGGCGAGCAACGGGTCGCTCACCATCTGCGCCCAATAAAGAAGCAGGTCGTCGTAATCGAGAACGTTCTGCGCCTGCTTGGCTTCGACGTATCCGGCGAACAGCGCCTTCAACTGGCTCTCCCAGCCGGAAACCCAAGGGTACCAGTTCCGCAGCACATCGTTCAGCGGCGTCTGCGAATTCACCGTCCGCGAATAGATCGCCAGGCACGTGCCCTTCGTCGGAAACCTGCTTTCGGTTTTCGAGAATCCGAGCTCGTGCCGGACGAGGTTCATCAGGTCGGCGCTGTCCTCGCGGTCATGGATGGTGAAATCCACGTTCAGGCCGATCTGTTCGGCGTAGATCCTGAGCAGGCGCGCCCCGATGCCGTGAAAGGTTCCGGCCCAGGCGAGGGCGTCCGTCATCACGCCGCAGCCGGCACCAAGCACCTGGGTACAGATGCGCTCGACTCGGCGCGACATTTCAGCGGCGGCCCTGCGTGAAAAGGTCATCAGAAGGATGCGGCGGGGATCGGCTCCATTGACGATGAGGTGAGCGACCCGGTGGGCCAGCGTGTTGGTCTTCCCCGATCCCGCTCCGGCAATGATCAGCAATGGTCCGCCGACAAGGCCGTGGTCCGGTCCGATGCCATGCTCGACGGCACTGCGCTGCCTGTCGTTCAGTTTTTCAAGGTAAGCTGCGCTCATTCGCCCTGTCACGTTCGTTCCGCAATGAGTCCGGCTCTGCACATAGCAGATCGCCGTCGGCGGCGGGTGAGGTCAAGCTGAAAAAGGACAAGAGTGGCAAAAGCCCCCAGCAAATGAACATTTCGGCAGCGCCGCGCGGCTTTTGAAGACGCATGAAGGTCGCGGTCACATCCCTGAATTGCAGCCATTGTGCGGCAGGCCGTTGTCTCAACGGCCAGCCCCCACCGCCCCCTTCCCCGCATTGAGCGGAACAAAGATGCGTGCATATATCTTCCCGACCTCAATCGCGCGGCAGCCTGCCGAGCAACAGCTCATTTCCCTCGGCGTTTCCGCATCGCCGACATTTCAGCATGCCTGCGATGGCCATCAGGGACGTGCGGCCACCGCGCCTTCGGGCAATCTGGCGACGATCAATGGGAGCCTGGTGCAGGCACTTCCCGCACTTGGCAACGAGCACATACCATTCGGGCAGCGTCTCCAGGGTCGAGGCGTATTCCGCGGCTTCCCCGGGCGGTGCCAGGTCGATTCCTCGCCGATGCCGCATCGTCATTCATCAACGCATGGCCGCCGCGCGTCAAACCGCGGTTGCCGCGCGAGAGACCTGCCGGCGGCGCAGGTCCCTGCAATCTGCGAGGCAGGTTTGTGACTTCGGCCTTTGCACCCCCATTGTGCCTGCCGGGGCGGCTTCGACCTGAAGGCCGCTCCACGCGGCATGGAGCTTACTCCGCCGCGATCGGCGTTGCAAAACCCTCGCGCTCCTCGACCGCGTCGTCTTGCGGCGTTGCTGCTTCCGGCTCCGTCTTCCGCGACTTCGGCTCGCGGCCGAAGAACAGCGCGTAGCCGGCCGGCAGCACCAGGATCGTGAGCACCGTCGCAACGAGGATGCCGCCCATCATGGCGTAGGCGAGCGGACCCCAGAACACGCCGCGCGAGATCGGGATCAGCGCCAGCACTGCCGTCAGTGCGGTGAGCATGATCGGACGGAAGCGGCGGACCGCCGCGCCGATGATCGCCTCGGCGCGCTCCATGCCGGCCGCGATGTCCTGATCGATCTGGTCGACGAGGATGATCGAGTTGCGGATGATGATGCCGAGGAGCGCGATGACGCCGAGGATCGCGACGAAGCCGAAGGGCGCGCCGCTGATGAGCAGTGCCGCGGCAGCACCGATGATGCCGAGCGGGCCGGTCGCGAGCACCAGCATCGCCTTGCCGAAGTGCTGGAGCTGCGCCATCAGCAGCACGACGATCACGACCAGCATGATCGGCGCCTTGGCGGCGATCGAGGCCTGGCTTTCGGCGCTGTCTTCGGCACCGCCCTGGACTTCGATCTTGTAGCCGGGAGCAAGGCTGTCTCTCAGGCCCTGAAGCTCATCATAGAGCTTCACCGTCACGTCGTTCGACTGCACGCCGTCAGGGAGCGTCGCGCGGACCGTGATCGTCGGCAGGCGGTCGCGGCGCCACTCGATGCCCTGTTCCATGACCGGGACGACCTTGGCGACCTGCGAGACGGGCACGAAGCCACCGAAGTCGGTCGGGACATAGACCGAGTTGACGGCCGAAAGCAGCTGGCGATTGCCGTCCGGCTCCCGCGCGACGATCGAGACGGTTTCCTCGCCGTCGCGGAAATCGTCGAGCGGCACGCCGGACATCGATGCCTGCAGCATCTGGCGGATACGTTGCGAGGTGACGCCCAGCGCCCGCGCGCGGTCCTGGTCGATCACCAGCTTCATCGCCGGCACCGGCTCCAGCCAGTCGTCGTGAACTGCACCGAGCAGCGGGTTTTCATTGAACTTCGCCTTCACCTCATCGGCGATGCGGCGCACTTCGGCGCGGTCCGGACCCATCACGCGCAACTGCACGGGCCAGCCGGTCGGCGGGCCGAGGAACAGCCGGTCGACCTTGGCGCGGATCGACGGGAAGTCTTCGGCGAGAACCGTGCGCAGCTTTGTAATCAGCCGTTCGCGGGCCGGCTCGTCCTTCGCCATGACGAGGAGCTGGGCGAAATTCGGATTGCGAAGCTGCTGGTCGAGCGGCAGGAAGAAGCGCGGCGCGCCTTCACCGATATAGGTGGCGATGAAGCGCTTGTCCTCGTCGTCCATCATCCGGGCCTCGAGAGCCTTCGCCTGCTTCTCGACCTCCTTGATGCTGGTTCCTTCGGGCAGCCACAGATCGACCAGGATTTCCGGCCGCGAAGACTGGGGGAAGAAGTTCTTCGGGATGAACTGGAACGCCCAGAGGCTTGCCATGAACGTGGCGAGCGTCATGACGAGCACGATGACCCGATGGCGCACGGCCCAGCCGACGGTCGCGCGCAAGCGCCGGTAAAAGCGTGTGTCGAAGACGTCGTGATGGCTGCCTGCATGGTGGCGCTGCTTCAGGATCATGTAGCCGAGCCAAGGCGTGAAATAGACGGCGACGAACCAGGAGACCACCAGCGCGATGCCGACGACATAAAAGAGCGAGCGCACATATTCGCCCGCAGTCGATTCCGCGAAGCCGACCGGAATGAAGCCCGCGGTCGTGATCAGCGTGCCAGTCAGCATCGGAAAGGCGGTCGAGGAATAGGCGAAACTCGCCGCCTCGATTTTTACGAGGCCTTCCTCAAGCTTGCGCTCCATCATCTCGACCACGATCATCGCATCGTCGACGAGCAGTCCGAGCGCGATGATCAACGCGCCGAGCGAGATGCGCTGCAGGTCGATGCCGAGCTCGTACATGATCGCGAAGGTGGCGGCGAGCACGAGCGGGATGGCGATCGCGATCACCAGGCCCGAGCGCCAGCCGATCGACACGAAGGAGACGATGAGCACGATGATCAACGCCTCGACAAGCGCATGCATGAACTCGCTGATCGCGTCGGTCACCACTTCCGGCTGGTTGGCGATCTGGTCGACCGACACGCCGTAGGGAAGTGAGGATTCGAAACGCTCGTAGGTCGCTTCCACCGCCTTGCCGACGTCGGTGACATTGAAGCCTTTCGCCATGACCACGCCGATCTGGACGCCGTCGTGACCGTTGAAGCGGAACTTGCGCGAGTAAGGGTCCTCCAGTCCCGAGGTAACGGTCGCGATGTCGCCGAGCCGGATGACCTGGTTACCGGCGCGCAATCTCAGCTGGCGGATATCCTCGGCCCGATCGACGCCGCCTTCGACCGAAATGCGGACGGAGCGCGTGCCGGTATCGACGGAGCCGGCGAGATCGACATTGTTCTGGCCGACAATCGCGCTGCGCAGATCGTTGAGCGTCAGCCCGCGTTCTGCGAGCGCCTTGGAAGAGACGTCGATATAGATCTTCTCCGGCTGGTCGCCGATGATCGACACTTTCTCTACACCGGGCGTCGTCAGCAGCATGTCACGGCCCTGGATCGCGAACTTCTTCAGTTCGGGATAGCTGTAGCCGTCGCCACTGATCGAATGGAGCGTGATGAAAGTGTCGCCGAACTCGTCGTTGAAATAGGGGCCGAGCAGCCCTTCCGGCAGCTCGTTGGCGATGTCGCCGACTTTCTTGCGCACCTGGTAGAAGGCGTCGGCCACCTCTTCGGCATTGGTGTCGCCTTCGACCTGCAGCGTGATGATGGCGCTGCCGGCGCGTGTGTAGGAGCGCACGAAATCGAGGTGCGGCGTTTCCTGCAGCTTGCGCTCGATCTTGTTGACGACCTGGTCCTGCATCTCCTCGATCGATGCGCCCGGCCAGACGGCCTGGATGACCATGACACGGAAGGTGAATTCCGGATCTTCGCGCTGGCCCATGCGTACGAGGCCAAGCGCGCCGGTGATGATGATCAGCGCGAAAAGAAAGCGCGCGATGCTCGGGTGGCCGATCGCCCAGCGCGAAAGGTTGAACGGTTTCCTGTCCTCAGTGGAGGCGTGCATGGCCGTCGTTCCGTTCTATCGGTAAATGGAGAGGGTTAGCGAAGGACTTCGCCGGTTTCGGCAAGCGCTGACTGTTGTTCGGCCGCCGGCAGCTTCACCTTCAGGCCTTCCGTCATGAATTGCGTGCCGGCGGCAACGACGAGATCACCCGGCTGAAGCCCTTCGGCGACGCGGATGCCATCGCCGGTGAATTCGCCGAGTTTCACGTCGCGCGCATGCACCGTCGAGCTGTCGCGATTGACCACCCAGACGAGCTTCCGCCCGTCCTTTTCGGCAAGCGCGCTCAGCGGGATGGAGACCGACGGCCCGGCATTGGCGGCGACCGCCTCGATCGTGGCGGTCATGCCCAGCAGCACGCGCGGGTCTGTCGGCAGGCTGACGCGCACGGAAAAGGTCCGCGACTGCTGGTCGGCGCTGCCGGAAACCTCGCGCACCTTGCCGTCGAGCACAAGCGCTTCGTCCGACCAGAAGCGCGCCTTGACCGTCTTGCCCGGTTTGAACTCGGATATATCCATCTCGGGCACCGCGATCTGCACTTCTTTCTCGCCATCGACGGCGACGGTCACGACCGGCGTGCCGGTACCGACGACCTGGCCGATGTCGGCATTGATCGCGGTGACGATGCCGTTCTGGTCGGACTTCAGATCCGTGTAGATGACCTGGTTCCTGGCCTGGTCGAGCGAGGAGGCGGCGGCGTCCCGCGTGGAGACCGCCTGATCGTAGAGAAGCGTCGCCTGGTCGAGCTCAGCCTTGGACGAGAATTCCCTGGTGAAGAGCTGCTCGGCCCGCATCTTGGTGAGCGCCGTCGTTTCCACCTGCTTTTCGGCGGCAGCGAGGCTTGCCTCGGCGCTTTTGACGGCGAGCTCGTAATCGGTCGGGTCGATGCGCGCGAGCAGGTCGCCCGGCTTTACCCGGTCGCCGATATTGACAAGCCTTTCAGTGATCTTGCCGCCCACACGGAAGCCGAGATTCATCTCCGTGCGCGCCTTCACCGAACCGGAATAGTCGAGCTCGCGCTGATTGCCGGCGGCGGCGATCTCGACGACCTTGACTGGCCGGATGATCTCCTTGGTCTCCACCTTCTCTTCCGAGCAGGCGGAGAGGGCGACGGCGATGACAAACGCGGCCGCGAGCTTGGCGGCGACCGGGGTTCTCATTGCGAGGGCCTTTGGTGAAAACATCTCTGGCACTCCTGATCCTGTCTGCCGCCACGCGGCTCGAGTATGGTTCGATTATTTCTTCAGCGCTCTGATCGCGAATTCGATCAGCTCTTCGGGAGTCGCGCGGTTTTCCTTCGCGAGACACTGGGCCACGATCTGCGGATGACAGAGCGTGACGATACTGGCGCCGAAGCAGCGCGCGGCCTTTTCCGGATCCTGATCGGCGAATTCGCCGGCCTTGACGCCGTCGCGGATGATCTCGGCCAGCAACCCATCCATACGGTCGATGTGCTTTTCGATGACGTGCCAGTCCCGCTCGATCGCGACTACGACCATTTCGTGGACTTTCTTCTCGTCGAGCATGGTCTCGACCGTCATCTTGTGCTGCCCCTGCGCATAGCGCCGCAGCCGCTCGGAGGCGCTCAACGGGAGGCGCGAGGTCTCGAAGGCCTGCTGGTAGCTCGCGGCCAGCATGCGCGCGCAAAGCGCCTGGTGGATCTCTGTCTTCGAAGCGAAGAAGCGGTAGATATTGGCCGGTGACATTTCGAGGTCGCGGGCGATGTCGGCCACATTTGTCTTGCTGTAGCCGTAATGCCTAAACAGCCGCTCGGCGGTATCGAGGATCCGCGTCACGTTTTCCTGTCTGGTTGCATCGACGCCGGTGTCTGCGAGTTCGCTCATTTCTTCTCACGAATTACGAGTGACGATTTTCGAATTTCGTCAGTTTTAATCCGACAAACGTAACCTGTCAATGATCCCCGACGACGGAACTCCCGCCTAAAATCGGGTTCGCGGCGGAGATGTCGGGGTCGGAAGGGCCGCAAGGCACCGGCGATCATGTCGAAGTTCAGGTGCACGCGGTAACAAGAAGGCCGCGGCAATCAGCTGTCATGTGCGCGTTATTTGACGCGCGTCAAAGTCGACAGGTCGGCATCGGCCTATTTCCGGGAGCGACAACCACGGCAAGGGCCCGGTAGGTTCAACGGAGAAGATGAAATGCTGACAATGATGAAGAAGGGCCTTGGGCTCGCGGCAGCGGCAATGCTGATCACCACGCCCGCGCTTGCGGCGGACTTTGAAGTGCACATGCTCAACAAGGGCAAGGACGGCGTAATGGTCTTCGAGCCGGCTTCGTTGAAGATCGCCGCAGGCGATACCGTGACCTTCATCCCGACCGACAAGGGCCACAATGTCGAGACGATCAAGGGCATGCTGCCGGATGGCGCCGAAGCGCTGAAGAGCAAGGTCAACGAGAACTACAAGGTCACGTTCACCACGCCGGGCCTCTATGGCGTGAAGTGCACGCCGCATTACGGCATGGGCATGATCGGCGTCGTGCAGGTCGGCGACAGCCCGGCCAATCTCGACGCGGTGAAGGGGGCGAAGAACCCGAAGAAGGCGCAGGAGCGCCTCGATGCCGCCCTTGCGGCTCTGGCATTGTAAGCGGCGGCGCCGTCGATAGCGGGCGACATTCTGGCAGAATGATAAAGGCCGATGCGGCGCCACGCCCCATCGGCCTTTCTTCGGTGCCGCAATCGATGTTTCCACGCGCTGGCGTTGTAGGACATGCATTTTTTCGAAAATGCGAAATGCTGCAGACGCTCACTCCAAGAGAAACCCGATATTTTGCCCGGGTAATATATCCCATTGAATTGACAGATGTTATCTCTGTTCTTGAGGAAAAGAGTTTAGTTTATTTTCCTTTCTTTCCCGTCAAGGATTGTTACTATGTTGGCGAGTGCATCAACGGGGGACGTTAGCGTGTCAGAGTTATCTCCTCAGCAGGTGACGGCGCCCCCGCCGCCATCCCGACGACGCGAACTTCTGACATTTCTGGTGCTGGCCTTCGGCATCTGGCCGCTGCTCGCCGTCGCTGTCGTCGGCGGCTATGGCTTCCTGGTCTGGATGTTTCAGCTCGTCTTCGGACCGCCCGGTCCGCCGCCGGCGCCGCATTGAGGCTTGTCATGGCGGTTGCGACGACTTCCAGACGAGACCTGCTCTTCGGACGCGGCGCGTCTCGGCCCGAACGGATCTGTCCGCCGGGCGTGACGCCCGAGAGCCTCGCCGCCTGCACCGGTTGCGGCCGCTGCGTGGACGCCTGTCCTACGCATATCATCAGCCTTGCCGGCAACCGGCCGTCGCTCGATTTTTCCATTGGCGAGTGCACCTTCTGCGGTGAGTGCCGGCGCGCCTGTCCGGAGCCGGTCTTTGAGTTTGCCGGCGTGGCGCGCTTTGCCCATGTGGCGGCGATCGCCGATCATTGCCTGGCGAAGAACGCTGCCGCCTGTCAGTCCTGCCGCGACAGTTGTCCGAAACAGGCGATCCGCTTCCAGCCGCGGATCGGCGGGCCTTTCCTGCCGGTCATCGATGAAGACGCCTGCAGCGGCTGCGGCGCCTGCGTCAGCATCTGTCCGGTCGGCGCCGTTCATGTCTCTGCGCGACATCAGGAAGGCGCCAATGCCTGACAAACCGAGCGAATATCATATCTCGAGCGCCGTCATCGTCGCCGTTCCGGCGATGGAGAACAGGGTTCTGGCGGCGCTTTCCGGCATGAACAATGTCGAGGTGCACGGCCACCAGGGCGGCAAGATCGTGGTGGTCATCGAAGGAATGAGCACGGGCATGCTCGGCGAGTGCCTGTCGCAGATTTCTACGCTCGAAGGCGTGGTCGCGGCCAACATGGTGTTCGAGCATGTCGAGAAAGAGGAGACGATCGGCAATGACCGGCGAACTGACGCGGCGTGACATCCTCAAGGCCCATGCGGCCGGCATAGCGGCGGCGACCGCGGGCATTGCGCTCCCCGCCGCGGCACAGCCGGTGCCGGGCGGTGTCGAAGCACTGCAGATAAAATGGTCGAAGGCGCCATGCCGCTTCTGCGGCACCGGCTGCGGCGTGATGGTGGGCGTCAAGGAGGGCCAGGTCGTTGCCACCCATGGCGATATGCAGGCGGAGGTCAATCGCGGCCTCAACTGCATCAAGGGCTACTTCCTCTCGAAGATCATGTATGGCGCCGACCGGCTGAAGACGCCGCTTCTGCGCAAGCGGAACGGCGCCTTTGCCAAGGACGGCGAGTTCGAACCGGTGAGCTGGGACGAGGCCTTCGACGTGATGGCCGAGCAGGCGAAGAGAGTCCTGAAGGAAAAGGGGCCAACGGCTGTCGGCATGTTCGGATCCGGGCAGTGGACGATCTTCGAGGGCTATGCGGCGACGAAACTGATGCGCGCCGGCTTCCGCTCCAACAATCTCGACCCCAATGCCCGCCATTGCATGGCGTCCGCCGCCTATGCCTTCATGCGCACCTTCGGCATGGACGAGCCGATGGGATGCTACGACGATTTCGAGCATGCCGACGCCTTTGTCCTCTGGGGCTCGAACATGGCGGAGATGCACCCGATCCTGTGGACGCGGCTTGCGGATCGCCGGCTGGGGCAGGAGCATGTCAAGGTGGCGGTGTTGTCGACCTTCACCCACCGCAGCATGGACCTCGCCGACATCCCGATCGTCTTCAAGCCGGGCACGGATCTCGCGATCCTCAATTACATCGCCAACCACATCATTCAAACGGGGCGCGTCAATCAGGAGTTTGTCGACAAGCACACGACCTTCATGGTCGGCGCGACCGACATCGGCTACGGCCTGAGGCCGGACAATCCGCTCGAGGTCAAGGCAGTGAACGCCAAGGACGCCGCCAAGATGACGCCGAGCACTTTCGAGGACTTCAAGAAGTTCGTCTCGGAGTACACGCTCGACAAGACAGTGGAGCTGACCGGGGTCGAGGTCGGTTTCCTCGAACAACTGGCCGATCTTTACGCCGACCCGAACCGCAAGGTGATGTCGCTCTGGACCATGGGGTTCAACCAGCATGTGCGCGGCGTCTGGGTCAACCACATGGTCTACAACCTCCATCTCCTGACGGGGAAGATTTCGGAGCCGGGCAACAGCCCGTTCTCGCTGACCGGGCAGCCTTCGGCCTGCGGCACGGCACGCGAGGTCGGCACCTTCGCGCACCGGCTGCCGGCCGACATGACAGTGACCAATCCCGAGCACCGCAAGCACGCCGAGGAAATCTGGCGGGTGCCGCACGGCATCATCCCGGAAAAGCCGGGTTACCATGCCGTCGAGCAGGACCGCATGTTGAAGGACGGCAAGCTCAATTTCTATTGGGTGCAGGTCAACAACAACATCCAGGCGGCGCCCAACACCAGCAACGAGACCTATCAGGGCTACCGCAACCCCGACAATTTCATCGTCG
It includes:
- a CDS encoding EF-hand domain-containing protein, with amino-acid sequence MTLNALLRPVMLAGLVALGMTAGAGAQTTQSDTHHPDPSPESQAQSSSPDGATGQSDQPGQPGMMGPGMMGPGMMGPGMMGQGMMGQDMMGRMPMMAMRGHMMKIMFAIADADGDGSLSFDEVTAIHKRIFDKVDANKDGKVSTEEIQAFLRP
- a CDS encoding ATP-dependent helicase is translated as MSAAYLEKLNDRQRSAVEHGIGPDHGLVGGPLLIIAGAGSGKTNTLAHRVAHLIVNGADPRRILLMTFSRRAAAEMSRRVERICTQVLGAGCGVMTDALAWAGTFHGIGARLLRIYAEQIGLNVDFTIHDREDSADLMNLVRHELGFSKTESRFPTKGTCLAIYSRTVNSQTPLNDVLRNWYPWVSGWESQLKALFAGYVEAKQAQNVLDYDDLLLYWAQMVSDPLLAADIGGRFDHVLVDEYQDTNKLQSSVLMALKPGGRGLTVVGDDAQSIYSFRAATVRNILDFPKEFSPPADVITLDRNYRSTQTILAAANGVIELARERFTKNLWTDRQSAERPKLLTVRDESDQANYIVEQVLANRETGMRLKQQAVLFRASNHSGPLEVELTRRNIPFVKFGGLKFLDSAHVKDMLAVLRFAQNPRDRVAGFRLLQMLPGIGPQTAGKILDAIAADPEPLMTLAEIPSPPKSGDDWVRLVELLQGLRRSGWPAEIAMVRTWYEPHLDRIHEDAETRKADLLQLEQIASGYPSRERFLTELTLDPPDATSDQAGVPLLDEDYLILSTIHSAKGQEWRAVFMLNVVDGCIPSDLGTGTTHDLEEERRLLYVGMTRAKDSLTLMVPQRFFTGGQHAQGDRHVYASRTRFIPATLLQFFETGTWPLANPTTAERNAQQIRIDVAARMRDMWR
- a CDS encoding efflux RND transporter permease subunit, coding for MHASTEDRKPFNLSRWAIGHPSIARFLFALIIITGALGLVRMGQREDPEFTFRVMVIQAVWPGASIEEMQDQVVNKIERKLQETPHLDFVRSYTRAGSAIITLQVEGDTNAEEVADAFYQVRKKVGDIANELPEGLLGPYFNDEFGDTFITLHSISGDGYSYPELKKFAIQGRDMLLTTPGVEKVSIIGDQPEKIYIDVSSKALAERGLTLNDLRSAIVGQNNVDLAGSVDTGTRSVRISVEGGVDRAEDIRQLRLRAGNQVIRLGDIATVTSGLEDPYSRKFRFNGHDGVQIGVVMAKGFNVTDVGKAVEATYERFESSLPYGVSVDQIANQPEVVTDAISEFMHALVEALIIVLIVSFVSIGWRSGLVIAIAIPLVLAATFAIMYELGIDLQRISLGALIIALGLLVDDAMIVVEMMERKLEEGLVKIEAASFAYSSTAFPMLTGTLITTAGFIPVGFAESTAGEYVRSLFYVVGIALVVSWFVAVYFTPWLGYMILKQRHHAGSHHDVFDTRFYRRLRATVGWAVRHRVIVLVMTLATFMASLWAFQFIPKNFFPQSSRPEILVDLWLPEGTSIKEVEKQAKALEARMMDDEDKRFIATYIGEGAPRFFLPLDQQLRNPNFAQLLVMAKDEPARERLITKLRTVLAEDFPSIRAKVDRLFLGPPTGWPVQLRVMGPDRAEVRRIADEVKAKFNENPLLGAVHDDWLEPVPAMKLVIDQDRARALGVTSQRIRQMLQASMSGVPLDDFRDGEETVSIVAREPDGNRQLLSAVNSVYVPTDFGGFVPVSQVAKVVPVMEQGIEWRRDRLPTITVRATLPDGVQSNDVTVKLYDELQGLRDSLAPGYKIEVQGGAEDSAESQASIAAKAPIMLVVIVVLLMAQLQHFGKAMLVLATGPLGIIGAAAALLISGAPFGFVAILGVIALLGIIIRNSIILVDQIDQDIAAGMERAEAIIGAAVRRFRPIMLTALTAVLALIPISRGVFWGPLAYAMMGGILVATVLTILVLPAGYALFFGREPKSRKTEPEAATPQDDAVEEREGFATPIAAE
- a CDS encoding efflux RND transporter periplasmic adaptor subunit: MFSPKALAMRTPVAAKLAAAFVIAVALSACSEEKVETKEIIRPVKVVEIAAAGNQRELDYSGSVKARTEMNLGFRVGGKITERLVNIGDRVKPGDLLARIDPTDYELAVKSAEASLAAAEKQVETTALTKMRAEQLFTREFSSKAELDQATLLYDQAVSTRDAAASSLDQARNQVIYTDLKSDQNGIVTAINADIGQVVGTGTPVVTVAVDGEKEVQIAVPEMDISEFKPGKTVKARFWSDEALVLDGKVREVSGSADQQSRTFSVRVSLPTDPRVLLGMTATIEAVAANAGPSVSIPLSALAEKDGRKLVWVVNRDSSTVHARDVKLGEFTGDGIRVAEGLQPGDLVVAAGTQFMTEGLKVKLPAAEQQSALAETGEVLR
- a CDS encoding TetR family transcriptional regulator, which encodes MSELADTGVDATRQENVTRILDTAERLFRHYGYSKTNVADIARDLEMSPANIYRFFASKTEIHQALCARMLAASYQQAFETSRLPLSASERLRRYAQGQHKMTVETMLDEKKVHEMVVVAIERDWHVIEKHIDRMDGLLAEIIRDGVKAGEFADQDPEKAARCFGASIVTLCHPQIVAQCLAKENRATPEELIEFAIRALKK
- a CDS encoding pseudoazurin — protein: MTMMKKGLGLAAAAMLITTPALAADFEVHMLNKGKDGVMVFEPASLKIAAGDTVTFIPTDKGHNVETIKGMLPDGAEALKSKVNENYKVTFTTPGLYGVKCTPHYGMGMIGVVQVGDSPANLDAVKGAKNPKKAQERLDAALAALAL
- the napE gene encoding periplasmic nitrate reductase, NapE protein — encoded protein: MSELSPQQVTAPPPPSRRRELLTFLVLAFGIWPLLAVAVVGGYGFLVWMFQLVFGPPGPPPAPH
- a CDS encoding ferredoxin-type protein NapF, producing MAVATTSRRDLLFGRGASRPERICPPGVTPESLAACTGCGRCVDACPTHIISLAGNRPSLDFSIGECTFCGECRRACPEPVFEFAGVARFAHVAAIADHCLAKNAAACQSCRDSCPKQAIRFQPRIGGPFLPVIDEDACSGCGACVSICPVGAVHVSARHQEGANA
- a CDS encoding chaperone NapD; amino-acid sequence: MPDKPSEYHISSAVIVAVPAMENRVLAALSGMNNVEVHGHQGGKIVVVIEGMSTGMLGECLSQISTLEGVVAANMVFEHVEKEETIGNDRRTDAA